CGAAAGAACGACGACATGAAGCACACGACCGCCTGCCCGAGCGCCGCCATCCGCCGCCTGGGGCTGCCGCTGATGACCTTGATCGCTGCTGCCGCGCTGAGCGCCTGCGGCGGGGACGACGACCAGCCCGCCGTGCCGACCATCCAGTCGCGCCTGGTCGACGCGCCGGTGGAGGGCGTCAGCTATGCGCTGACACCGAGCGGCACCAGCGGCAAGACGGGCGCGAATGGCGTCTTCACCTGCGCGACCGGCGACACGGTGAGCTTCACCGTCGGCGGCGTTGCGGTCGGCAGCGCGAAATGCGGCGAGACCATCTCCGTCGGCGACCTCGCCGGCACCTCGACCTTGACGGACGACAAGCTCGCCAACCGCCTGGTGTTCCTGCAGGCGCTGGACGAGGACGACGATCCCACCAACGGCATCAAGATCCCGGCGGCGGTGCATGACGCATTCGCCGGCAAGACGCTCGACTTCGCGGCCGCCGCGACCGACTTCGACAAGGCCATCGCCGCGCTGCTGCCGGCCGGTCAGAACGACGTCTACGGCCAGGCGTATGCTGGCCGCACGATGAACGCCAACCGCCGCGCCGCCGCCGTCGAGCATTACGAGTCGACGCTCGCCACGCTGCTGGGCAAGTCCGAGACGAGCAGCGTCACGCAAGCCACGGCCGGCGGCGCCGTCGCGATCACCAAGTTCCAGATCAAGGCCGCCGACAGCCAGTACGTGCCCTACGAGGGCAGCAATGCCGACGCGAAGAAGGACTTTCCCAAGGGCTTCTACCCGGCCGTCGGATCGGGCCTGGTCTACAAGGGCAAGAACGCGGCGGGCGCGCTGGAGTTCTGGGGCATCACCGACCGCGGCCCCAACGGCGACAGCCCGAACGCCCCGCGTCCGGACAACGGCGCCGTCGTCACGACGAAGATGTTCCCGGCGCCGAGCTTCTCGCCGTCGATCGGCGTGATCACGCTGGGCAAGGACGGGGCGGTCATCTCCGCGCTGAATCCGCTGAAGAACGCCGACGGCTCCGCCGTCACCGGCCGTCCGCTGCCCTTCGGCGCGGTCGGCAGCAGCGCCGAGGTGCCGCTGTCCGACACGCTGAAGTACGACGGCACCAAGGGCGCCTTCGACGCCAACGGCCTCGACAGCGAGACCCTGGTCTACGACGACGCCAACAAGGTGTTCTGGACCTCGGACGAGTACGGCCCGTTCATCGTCAAGATCGATGCCGCGACCTTCAAGATCATCAAGCGTTATGCGCCCGGCACCACCGCCGGAAGCCTGCCGGACGTGCTGAGGAACCGTCGCGCGAACCGCGGCATGGAAGGCCTGGCGATGGACGTCGCCGGCGGCAAGCTGCACGGCTTCCTGCAGAGCCCGATCGATCCCGTGGACAACGCCGGCAAGAGCGTCGAGGTCGTCGACAGCGCCGACATGGACCAGGACGGCAAGAACACCGACAAGGTCAAGGTCCGCGACTTCGCGCAGTTCGCGCGCTGGATCGAGTTCGACCCCAAGACCGAGACCTCGAAGCTGTACGCCTACCCGCTGAGCTACCCGCTCGCCGCCAAGGGCGAGAAGTGGGATCGCAACCGCACCGGCAGCGCCAAGCTGGGCGACCTCGTGTCGCTGGGCAACGGCAAGTTCATCGTGGTGGAGCAGGGCGCCGATTCGAACGGCGCGGTGCGCAACTTCCTGATGCTCGTCGAGGTGCCCGCCACGGCGACCGACATCGCCGCGATCGGCATCGAGCTCGAGAAGAACAGCATCGACGGCGTGACGACCTCGGCGGTGAGCTGGGCCAACGTCGTGAAGCTGAAGAAGACGGTGCTGCTCGACCTCAACGCCGCCGGCTGGAAGGCCGAGAAGGCCGAGGGCCTGGCCATCGTCGACGGCAGCACGCTGGCGCTGATCAACGACAACGACTTCGGTCTGAAGACGGTGCTGGTGGACGCGAAGGGCAAGCCGGTCGATGGCGATCCGACCGCCTGCACGGTCGACGTCAACGGCGTGATCGTCCAGGACGGCACCTGCGCGGCCGGCGCGGTCCTGTCGCGGGTGGCGCGCGGCAACGAGGTCGACCGCCTGACGCACCTGTGGCTGTTCAAGTTCCCGAAGGCGCTCAACACCTTCAGCGTGCAGTGAGCTCGCGCGGCGCAGGGCGCACGGGATTCCGTGCCGTCCTGCGCTCCGGTGGTTTCCGGGGCTAGCATCGACCCATCCCTATCCGATGGAGCGACGACCATGTACGCCAAGATCCTGGTGCCTGTCGACGGCAGCCCCACCTCCAACGCCGGTCTCGCGGAAGCGGTCCGGCTGGCCCGGCTCAGCGGCGGCGAGATCCGCCTGCTGCACGCGCTGGACCTGCAGGCCTTCGCGATGATGTCCAGCGCCGGGCTCGGCATCACGCCCGACAACTTCGAGCAGATCCGCGAGGGCGGTCAGAAGGTGCTCGCCGATGCGTCGGCCACCGTCGCCGCCGCCGGACTGCGCGTCTCCACGCAGCTCAGCGAGAGCCTCTCGTCCCGCGTCAGCGACCTCGTCGCCGAGGAGTGCAAGACCTGGGGGGCCGAGGTGGTCGTGCTCGGCACGCACGGTCGTCGGGGCCTGTCGCGCGCGCTGCTGGGCAGCGATGCCGAGCTGATCGTCCGCTACGCCGAGGTACCGGTCCTGCTGGTCCGCGGGCCGAAGGACAGCTGATACCGGGCATCGGCGACTTGCCGGCCACGCACTGGCCGCGCACTGGTGGCGCACTGGTGGCGCACTGGTGGCGCATCCACGGCGTGCGCAACGCCGGTCGCCAAGACGGGTCAACCCGAGGTGTCGTCCGGCACCCTGCAGCGGCAGGCCGCTGGCGGAGAATGCCCGGCAGCAAACACTCACCGCTGTCGAGCATGACCCATCCCCTCCTCGCCCGCACCGCTGCGGCCGCGCTTGTCGCGGCCGTTTCCTTTGGCGCCTCCACGACCGTGAGCGCGCAGAACGCCGCGCCGGCTTCAACGGCCTCGGCGGCCTCGACGCCCGCGCCGTCCGTCGCCGCGGTGCCTGAAGGGCCGCTCGACCAGCTGCCCTACACGCCGAGCCTGGACACCGCCGCGATGGATCGCAACGCCGATCCCTGCGAAG
This genomic stretch from Mitsuaria sp. 7 harbors:
- a CDS encoding esterase-like activity of phytase family protein, coding for MKHTTACPSAAIRRLGLPLMTLIAAAALSACGGDDDQPAVPTIQSRLVDAPVEGVSYALTPSGTSGKTGANGVFTCATGDTVSFTVGGVAVGSAKCGETISVGDLAGTSTLTDDKLANRLVFLQALDEDDDPTNGIKIPAAVHDAFAGKTLDFAAAATDFDKAIAALLPAGQNDVYGQAYAGRTMNANRRAAAVEHYESTLATLLGKSETSSVTQATAGGAVAITKFQIKAADSQYVPYEGSNADAKKDFPKGFYPAVGSGLVYKGKNAAGALEFWGITDRGPNGDSPNAPRPDNGAVVTTKMFPAPSFSPSIGVITLGKDGAVISALNPLKNADGSAVTGRPLPFGAVGSSAEVPLSDTLKYDGTKGAFDANGLDSETLVYDDANKVFWTSDEYGPFIVKIDAATFKIIKRYAPGTTAGSLPDVLRNRRANRGMEGLAMDVAGGKLHGFLQSPIDPVDNAGKSVEVVDSADMDQDGKNTDKVKVRDFAQFARWIEFDPKTETSKLYAYPLSYPLAAKGEKWDRNRTGSAKLGDLVSLGNGKFIVVEQGADSNGAVRNFLMLVEVPATATDIAAIGIELEKNSIDGVTTSAVSWANVVKLKKTVLLDLNAAGWKAEKAEGLAIVDGSTLALINDNDFGLKTVLVDAKGKPVDGDPTACTVDVNGVIVQDGTCAAGAVLSRVARGNEVDRLTHLWLFKFPKALNTFSVQ
- a CDS encoding universal stress protein, with translation MYAKILVPVDGSPTSNAGLAEAVRLARLSGGEIRLLHALDLQAFAMMSSAGLGITPDNFEQIREGGQKVLADASATVAAAGLRVSTQLSESLSSRVSDLVAEECKTWGAEVVVLGTHGRRGLSRALLGSDAELIVRYAEVPVLLVRGPKDS